In the genome of Hirundo rustica isolate bHirRus1 chromosome 16, bHirRus1.pri.v3, whole genome shotgun sequence, the window CTGGACCACAGGCTCACCCTCACTGGGTAGCAGAGGCTCAATCCCTGGTTCGTGAGCTTGGGCCAAAGACGCTTTCCCAGGTGGAAGCAgcagggcagcccagccctgcgTGCCTGTCAGCACCTCAGAGCCCACACGGACAGTGCTGACTGTGCAGATTCACTTCCAGAAGGGACTCAGCTCTGAGATAATAagcaaaatgtatttgtttcttGAAGCCTAATGAATATTCAGTGAACCATGCTGTTTTCAAAGAGATACAATTATAGCCCAGAAAGAGCTGAGCAGGAGAGGCGGCTTTCGAGCAAAACCctttcaagtttattttaaaatgctgcaaatTCACATCGTGACTGCCCTGCTACCCGCTGTTCCTTCTAAACTGGTCAGTGGCTAGAGCCTTTTAtaggatttattttaatgacaCGATTATCTGTATGAAAAGGGGTGATCCTTCACGCATCTCAGTTTACTCACAAGTGCAGGTCACAGGTCCTTGTTTGAATTTCACAGAGCAGGCTGGAATGTGACACTGTGCAGCCAGGGTCAGCTGCAGGCTGATGAAAACAAGGAACTGTCAGATGCACTTGAAGAACTTGCTGGCCATTTAAATCAATACAGCCACTTCTCTTAGTAAGCAAAGGGAAGGACACCCATAGATGTTTGGATAACAAAACTGCACCCCAGGTTTTAAGAGGCCAGAGATGACACTCAACTAGCAGCCATCTCTTCCCATGCATCCCCCAGGCCTGGAAACAAGGAAATCTTCTCCAGACAAGATCCAATCCTCGCCCGTACCAGGGCAAGGCTGCATTCCTTCAGCCCCAGACACAACAGATTCCCTGGTGCACATTAAACACCATTCTTCATTCCACAGTCCAGCGCCACATTCCAACATAAAAACATGGTGTGGGTTCTTGCATGCCCTTTCCAAGCATTTTGCCAATATTTGGAAACAATTAATCAATCTTCTGTTATTTCAGTTCTTTCGACCCTTTGACAGCACTCCTGCTATTCTCCAGCAGCTTCTGGGGCTGTATTTTGTAGGTACTACCAGCTTTTGCAGCTCCTAAATTCAGCTGAGCTCATAGGAAGGAACTGCTCTGCACGTCCATCTctcaggctgggctgtgccagaggaCGCGATCACACTCAGAGCACAgacctgcagcactgcaaggGTGGGACAAGCCTCAGGGCAAGTCAAAATACACAATCTCACAATACTTGGATTTTACAAGTTCACACACAGCTTCTACCCCTTTGAACCTGCACACATCTATGAAGGGTAAGTTGGCACCAAAGcagaaatatatatgtattttattatttcataaatacattttaatatacATATGTATCTTCCTGCTTCTACCATATCTCCACCTGAGCACACTTCCTTGTTTCTTCATGGAGAATATGTGCTGCTTCCATCCCGGGGCAGCAGGGATCCCTCAGTGAGAAGCAGCAGCCCGGGACAGCGTGGTCCGGCAGAGCGGAACTCCCCGCAGGGTCTGTGAGCTGGCAGAGGTTACCTGAAAGAAACAACACAGCTCCTCAGGTACAGAAAGGCTGGGAAGGATCCATTCTAATTTTAGGCTCTTCTGGCAGCAGCTACCCTAGAGAACAGCACTGTGCAAGGAAATGAGCAGTGCAGGTAGGTCACCTTCACCATCACATAGTcccctggctgggctctgcctggaGCCCTGCACTCGGCAGCATCCTCCAGCTCGGCGTCGGGGAAGATCACCTTGATGTTGCCATCGTTCCTCCCACACAGCTCCGAGGCAGAGCGTTTGCTGGGCTGGAAAGAGGACAGGGAACATTACCTGCATGGCAATTGCTCTGATTCACTGCTGAGCTTTATTGCCTCAGGAATTAATTGAGCACTATTGATGGCATTAAACCCACATTAACCAAGCCCCGGAACAGAGCACTGTGGCCAGAGCTGTTGGGTGACACACACACCAAAGCACAGATTCTGTGCTTGGTCAGACATGTATCCCTAACAGATCCcatcccctgtgctcagctcagTGCTCTGAAAAAGTCAGGCTGTCTGCTTCAGTGTCAAGAAATGGTCTTGGGAGTCCTGGGATTacaaggggaaaagggagaagggaaggcagaaGAGGCAACTGCTGTGCACAGCCTCAGAGCCagcaagaaaaggaagaggagaattCCCTTCCAGGCCCACTCACCCCTTccaccagcaccagctgggACTGTCCCACCAGCGCCGCGTTGGCCCTGGCAGCCTCCTCCCGGAAGGTGGCAATGAGCTGCTCCAGCCGCCGCTTCTTCACATCCGCGGGGACATCGTCCTGCAGCCGGTGATGTGCCCGGGTcttctgcacacacagagccagagTGGCCCCTCAGCACCCAGCCTGACCCCAGAGCCTTGTGTCTGACCCCAGAGCCTTGTGTCTGACCCCAGCCAGCTCCACTGCTCTTCCAGAAACAGCTTCCCACACTCCAAGAGCATTTCAATTTGTGTCACAAAGGAACTATTCCAGTGTCAGCCATGTCCTCGTGGCTCCTCACATCTTTCTCCTCCACCTTTTAGGCAAGGTCTGATGCAGGGCACTGAGTATCAGTGGGCTGTGAAACAGTTTTGCAGCTCTGGCGTGGGATGTGCCCGTACCTGTCTGTCCAAAGACAGGCAACAGACGCTACTATTTCTAATCTATGTACTATGTGAATGGTGATCCAAATTCCCTTGCTTCCTTACATTTCCCAACCTCCTGTCCTCTTTCCCAAGAGTATCATACACTCTGGAGAGCATTCTAATGGAGACTTACCAACTACCCACTCTTCTCATGGAAATACCTTCTCAAAAATTTGCCACTTCCCTCCAGACAGACAGACCCTTGTATCtgggctccagcccagctccatcagCGCATTCCTCATCAGTAAATAATGTATTTGCATCCCCTGCTGACACAGTTGTTTCTCAGCAATAACCCTGGAGCATCTGCAGAGCCAGGTCACCGAGCAGTTACCAACCCTGATGCTCCTACAGAGAATCTGGAAGCCTCCCAGGCACAACAGCCCTTTACAGAACCACACACCCTACAAGTGCGGCCTGGGACAAATGACATCTAGCAGCATACCAAGCCTTTGGGTATGATcttcaaaagctttttaaaaaatgtgttattGTGCGAAATAGCACTGAGGAGTTTAGGGGACACCCAGAGATAATAGCCTTCTCCACCAGGGCCTGCACTCACCTGTCTCATGCTGTAGGCAAACAGGAAGCCGACGTTGTAGCGGACTTCCTGCAGTAAGGACACCGTCTGCTGGTGATCCTCCTCTGTCTCTCCACAGAACCCAGTGATGAAATCACTGCTCAAGCTCACTCCTGTAACAGGCACGCAGCTGCACACTTCCCTCATGGAAGACCGGAGTGCTGCACTCGGGCAAGGACAGTGAGATGCAGCTGTGCCGAGTTCAGACCAAGCCAAAGGAACACGCACCTGGAATAGAGTCACGCACGTGGTGCACGAGCTCCAAATACGCTTCCCTTGTGTATCTGCAATGAACAGCACACCGATTTGCTAACTGGAATCCCACATTAGTGAGGAGAAACCAGCAGCCCAAATCAGAGGGCAGGACACAGGGCTCCCCGTGGGATGACCCACCCTCGCCGCATGGCCTCCAGGACCCGTGTGCTCCCactctgggctgggaggtgcAGCTGTTTGCAGATGTTGTGTCGCTCCTGGATGAGCTGCAGGACCTGTGGTAAGTGATCAGGAGATGTCTCAGACAGCTTAAATGTACTGGAGTGCCCAGGGAAGAGTCTTCCTTGGGTAAAAGACAGCAAACTGCAAACCTGCCAGCCTTAGCCCCAGCATCCAactcccaggggctgctgttCCCAGTCTGGGAACCCACATTCTCTTTGTTTGGGAAGGCAGCACGCTCATACCTCACATTTCAGAGCTGCCTCACTGCCTGCAAGCAGAGGCCAAGGTATTTATTCTACACTTGCCTCATCAGGAAAATCCTTGGGGTGTGGAGAGGTGAAACGGATCCTCATTTCTGGGTCAATCCTAGAGACCTGGTCCAGCAGGTGTGAGAAGCGCAAACCTCCCTGTTTGGCTTTGTAGACTGTGCTAAAGCCACGGCTGAGGCCCGGGGCAGCCACTGACTGGAACTGCACCTCGGACAAGTCTCGGAAGCTGTTGACATTCTGACCCAAGAGAGTCACTTCTTTCACTCCCTACAAaataaagagaggaagaaatataACCTGggcaggatggctgagctgcaAGGGCACCCGTAGTATTACTCCAAGGAGTTTCCAAGAGAAGCCTTCCCTTCCCAGTCTGTGATGGAGTATTACAAGGGGAATCAAAAAGCCACAAACTCAACTCCGCAGATAAAGGCAGTGGTTACAAGTACCACTGAAAACACTGTTATCTGGAACCACCCTTCCTCCCATGGTTTGGGACAGGTGGGAGGAGGCTCTGCCTCACCTGATCTGAGAGCATCCTCACTTCCTGCAGGATGGAGGCGATGGGGCGGCTCCTTTCCCGGCCTCGGGTGAAGGGCACAATGCAGTAAGTGCACATGTTGTCACAGCCCCGCATGATGGACCTGCCGAGAGGTAAAGCACGGGTCACGCCTCCAGAACCATCCACGCTGCATCCtgcccatcctgctgctgcctgcagccaagCTCCACACACAGGCCATCCACACTGCATTCAGCTTGCCCTGAGCTGACACCTCCTGATTTTTCATGCACATTTCCAAGAAAACTGGAAAGAACTAATGAGGCACAGACTGTCactgcagcctggcagtgaTCAAAGATTCTTTTACATCCCACTCCTGCAGAGAGAGATACTCTCCTTCCACACACTACGGCCACACCAAGCAGAGTCTGACTACGTGTCTGACAATGATATCACAAAAACGAAACAATCAGAAGTAATAACGTGTGGAggattagaaaaataaatagcagaACCTGAGGCAGGGCACCACAGAATAGAGGGGATGAGAGAGGCATGGAGTTGAGGAAGGGACAGTGGCACAGAAATCACTCAATGCAGCATCAGGCTGAGAGTCAGCATTcccaaaggaaagggagagaagcCCACAACAGCCAGAGCTGAGGGCACGCTCTCCAGCACTCAGtcacacagcaaagcagcagcaaacatgCACACACTTTGGGAGACACAGTGCAGCCAGGCACTGCAtcccctgggcagctgctgtcACTGACACATATGCCCTGCACGGCAGATTTCCAAACCGGAGCCACAGAAACAAGCACTGGGAAAAGGTACTCACACAAAGGCTGTCGTGCCACCTGCACTAGTCTGGACGGGGAGAATGTCAGCATACGTCTCATCTAGGGATAGCAGGACATTGGCAGCTTGCTGGCCAGACTctgccactgccagcagccGGGGAAGGTCACGGTAGGCATCAGGTCCTGCCACAACATCGACCAGCTTCTCTCTGTGCAGAATCTCCTCCTTGAGCCTCTCGGCCATGCATCCTGCCAACAAAGGGGAAAGGCCTCAGGAGGCAGTGCCTGCCCTCTGTTACTCCCCCgcagcccttcccagctgctttcACCCCAGGGAAAGGCGGGTGCTGCCAGTGGGACACAGGGGAGGCAGCACGGCCCTACCCAGGATCCCGATGCGGAGCGGAGCACGAGCCCGGGGCCGCCGGGCCTTCAGCGCCTTGAGGTGCTGCAGACGGTTCCAGATGgcctgctctgccttctccctggggacacaggaaaACTGGGCATTCCAGCGGCTGCTCTtgagcacagccccagcctgaaGCTGCCCAAGTGCTTTGTGAGGAGAATTCAGCGAAAGGCAGGGAATCTAATGGCACCTGAGAGTGCCCTTTGTGGTGTGGGGATTATGTCTTGACTCTTAATCTGCTATCACTTTGCTTGCCTGAGAGCATCTCCATATCAGAAACACCTCCTGGACTAAGCTTAGGAGAGAAAAAGTGCCTTGGCCACAGCACAAAGTATTCTGCAAGTGACAATGAGCCGTACGTGTCTTCTGCATTcagaaaaaacaagcaaagtTCCCTTTATATCAAGTTGCCCCTAAACatatttctcacattttttaaagtacagaCACCGTAGTAGAGAGTTGCTTCAAGGGAAGatagaatatttaaaaataaaatcattaattGTGCAGGTCTCTCACTGCCCATGGTATATACACAGAGCTTACACTACCAAAGAACTTCTCACTACCCCGAGAAGCAATTCATAGCACAATTAATGTCGTAAATCATAGCACCAGCCAGCCCTACCCTCAGCTAAACAGCCAGGTTCATACCTCCACACTCCTTTCCTCAGGCAACACCTTTATTGCCCTGGGTTTCAAATGTTAATTCCTTAAAACCTGTCCCAAACCAGTGACAAACATTTCCTTACCTCACAGAACAGGTGACAAGAAGAACCACATCTGCCTAAATCGAAAgcaacaaaaagagaagaatctATAAAAGCCATCAATAAGTTCTCATGCCCTGCCCAGGTAACCTGAAGCTATAAAACTCACTGAAGTCAGGGAAAAAGCCCTGCCTGAGTACACGGCAGGTTTCAACAAAAGgagttgcaaaaaaaaagagaagacaagCAGAGTCTTCACTAAACTCAAAGATGAGCCAGCAGGATCCCACTGCGTCCAATCCCTCTCCAACTGAGATGGAGCCCagtactttaaagaaaaaagacaacCCACAGCTTTCTGCCACACTTGTTAAGCAGCTTCCTTCACTTCACAGGACTCAGACCGCAAAACTCGTAACATCCCACACGGCCGTGCTCCAGAGAAAAGCTGGGACttgcaggcacagccagggcacgagggctgtgctccaggagagcagccaAGGTGCTGCCTTACCTCGTCCAGCTCCTTTGTCCTGGTGTAGCCGTTCTTCTGCAGGATAGCCCAGGCGATCTCCGTGTCACTGACGTTCATCTGGCAGCCATAGGTCTCCAGGTACACTGCAACAAAGGGCGTGTGACGCAGGAGCCTGCTCAGCTCCCATCCACAACCTGTCCTATCCCCTTCTCTGCGGGAAGAAGCCTTCAATGCCACCATTGGAGTCAGGGGAGCAGCACAAAAAATGCCTGCACTTGCAGCCCACACGGATAAACCAGAGGTCAGactctgggaaacctgtgtgCTCTGcaacacagcagggctgggacatgactgcagagcagcagcagcagcagctgcgtCCTTACTGAGATGACAACACTCATGGCAATGAAAAccatcccagccagggcacCAGAGCCCCGCAGGGGCTTCCACAGCCCCACTGACAGCCCAGCACACACTGCTAGCAGGTGCCACAGCAACCTCTCTGCCCAGCTCCATGGTGGAAGAACACACACGACTTTGCAGGACTAAACTCCTCCCAGTGTCAAAACCCCCTCAGAGCACCAAAAGCTCTCAAGCAAGCCATCTTCCCCACTCTGCTCCGGCTGTGGAGCACCACTGTCTGCACCGGCTTTACGGCTGCCCTTGACCCCGTAGCGAGGCCACAGCAGCAGGGTCCGGCCGACCACAACAGCTCCGGCCCCGAACACCCACAGACCTTTCGGGGCCCCGGGCGTAGAGCCCAGCTCAGGCGGCAGCTCCTGCGACGGCTCCGGCTGCCGCGCGGCAGCGGCCCGCAGGAAGTGCCGCAGGTCGGGCCCCGCGGGCAGCGCGacgccgcgccccgccggccGCGGTCCCGGCCCGCAGCGCGCTCTGCGGGCGGCCCCGGTGtggggggcggccccgggcgggcggAGCAGCCCCGCCGCCCGCAGCGCTCGGGCCCCGGGCAGCATGGCCGCGGCCGGGGGGGGCGCTTTGGGGGACGGACCGGCCGACGAGGGACGGGGCGGCCTCGCCGTGCGCCGACAAAGCAGCCCCGCCGCCACCTCCGCCCCTCGGCGCCGCGTTCCGCCCCGCCGCGGTTCCGGGCCCGCCTCGCAGTTGGGCGGTGCCGCCGCGGGAATcgcaaaatcacagaattaattaggttggaaaggacctcagaGATGATCGAATTCGACCTGTGACGCAGAACCACCATGCCAGCTAGACCAGGGCACTGAGCGGCACTTcacttaaacacctccagggatggtgatttcACCAGCACCCTGGACAGCCCATTTCAAGGTCTAATGACCCTTTCTGTGAAAgaatttttcccaatatccagcTTAAAAGTCCTCTGGTGCAGTATGTCCTCTTGCCTGCTGTCTGGAAGCAGAGCCTGACCACACCTGTCTGcagcctcctgtcagggagttgtgagAGCAGGAAgatcccccctgagcctccttttctccaggctgagccccaccccccccagctccctcagaggctcctggtgctccaaccccttccccagctctattgccctgctctggacatgctccagcacctccaagTCCATTTTGTGTGAGGGATCAGAACTGGACATAGGACTTGAAGTGTGGGCCTCACCCATGCCAGGGTGACAATCCCTTCCCTGGTCTGGCTGCCACGCTGGTTACAGGCCCGGTTGATACAGGCCAGGTTGCCCCTGGCCTTCTTGCCCACCTGgtgctcatgttcagctgctgttgaccagcacccaGGGCCTTTTCCACTGTGCTCTTTCCAGCCACACTGCCACAAGGCTGGAGCGAAGGGACAGGACAGCAGAACACAGGTGTTCCTGGTGCCTCTCCATGGCCATGGAAACAGCCCAACAAAGTGATCCTGATCCAGCTTCACCTCCCACCTGGCCCAGTGTAGCCTCAAGCACAAACAGTGACACTGACACTCAGGCCCTGGCACCGGCACCTTTATTGCTGCTCAGAGGAAGGACGCGGCTGCAGCTCAGgacagggcagccccagcttaTGAGTGAGGCCCCAGAAGGAGGACGGAGGGTCCGGGCgaaggcagcagtgcagggtACTGGCAGGAGTATTGACCTTTGGCACTGGGAtcaggggcagggaagggcaaaGTGGTGAATGGAGCATATTTATTGCTGAAGAGCTCTCATTGCCTCATCTTCATCCCCGGGGCTGGAAGTGAACGTCTGCTCCAAGCAGCAGGAAATTCTGGGAGAGAGACAAAGTGCTGAGCTGCCACTGCTGGCCGTGGCAGCTGCATTGCCCAGCACCCACCACATCCCTAAGGGAGAATGGATTGGCACATGTGGCTCTGGTTTGCCACTGGGCCATTGGGATCTCGGTGAAGAGCACCCTTCCATCCATcacttcccagcacagctgggggtACTGGATTTGGGGCTGTGCTGGTAAGCAGGGCTTTGGGGGCAGCAGAATGGGCCCAGCTGGGACCAGGTGTTCCCCCTCACTCACCTGGTGGAATTTCACAAGGATATTGGAGAGCTGAATCCTGTCCAGAACTGGCAGAGGGAAACCCTTATTTAACCGGGCTGGAAAAGGCAACAGATGTGTCCACattgggatgggaatgggaatcaagggagcacagagcacagagcacacagagaagGTGGCCACCTCCTTCCTCCCAgccctttcctctcctccactgctcctggggcaggcagaggaatCTCCTCCCAAGTTCCTGGGATAGGGCTGTTGTGTTGTGCCATGACagtcccctcagcccctccagccaccagccccactCTGATCTGAACCACTGGTGAGGCAGGAGAAGCAGGGATTGGGGGAGAGGGTCTGGAAAGCATTAGGATATGCACAGCACTCATATTTTCCATTGCGTTTGCTGCTGGGAGCCTGTCAGAGCAGCAAGAGACTCCCACCACTtcactgctgcctcctgcacacACTTTTCTCTGGAACAGCCTTGGCAATGAGGATTTAATTACTGAGCTGGGACTACATGGATGGAGCAACCCGAGTGCAGAGTGCTCCAGCACCCCCATTCCCCCCCAGTAGTTTCTCACCATTGAGATGTGGGAGCACGACATTGGAAGTCAAGTAGTTCATTATGGACTGCAGAAATTCCACCTGGGGAgtagggagagagggaagaaaagctttAGCTTGTGGGACAGGAGACATGAAGGCATTGGAGGATAATTAGGAAAAGGAGttgaggagctgggatgggcacaggCTTTGGCAGAGACCAGCAGCTTTGCCTGGCCAGACTGGCAGGGTAGGAAATGTTGGGGTGAGAACAGCAGTGGATGTGGCTCCACATGTTTCCCAGCCTTGCAGGCTGAGGCAGGAGGTGGCTGCAGGGCCCATATGTCACCCATattgggaggcagcagggaatgAGCTCTCGTCCTGGCCCCCAGCAGGCTGCCAGCTCCATGCTGGGGCTTCTGGTCATGGTCAAGGATAGCTTACCTGGAAAGTGCCAACAGCCGAATCCTTCAGAGAGAGCCTgatcctgtgcagggacagaagTGGTGCTGTGGAGGATGTTCCAATGGAGGGAGCAATTCCACCCAACGATGGCCATGCAGATCCcactccctccagccccagctcattCCCTCCACACCAAGCCCACATTCCTGGGATCTTCCCACCCCCCTTTTGTCCCTGGGCACCCAAACCAGAAACATCCCCTGCCACCCCTTGCCCAGTCAGTGGCTGCTCCCGTCTGTACCTGCCCACATCCAGGCTCCCAACTATGCGTCCGGATCTCACGTTGATGACAGCAGTCACGTTTCCTGTCTGGGgagagagcacagagctctggcaGTGCTCACCCTGCCTCACCCCGGAGCAGACACCTGGGAGAAGGGCTCTGGCCAGCTGAAGCACACCACTGCCCATccagggctgtgtttgcagcCAGCATTAAACCCGGCATTTGTCAGCCCAGGAATTGTTCTGTTAGGGACATCCCCACTGTGCCTGGACAACACCCGGCACCTCCCCTGGCAGGACCTGGGCAACAGGACTGGGCACAGCTCAAGCTCCCTTCTGCCCCATTGCCACAGGCTGTGTTTGAACTCACCaggctgaggaggaagagaggagccaggctggagttGGGAAGGATGGCATAAGCCTGGGCATCCACAACGGGCTGGAACGAGATTCCTCCTGGTCCTATAGTCAGGaagggagcagtgggagcagacAGCCTGAACTTCATTGACGTGTTTGGGTACATCTCCTCCAGCTATGTGGGAGGAGAGACAGAATGGGAATGTTGGCACAAACCCCTGGTCCTGAGGGAGAACACCTGGCACAGAGCCAAGCCCGTGTGTGCAAGAGCTCTGGGCAGGCAGGGCCAGACTG includes:
- the CDK5RAP1 gene encoding mitochondrial tRNA methylthiotransferase CDK5RAP1 isoform X2, which encodes MAERLKEEILHREKLVDVVAGPDAYRDLPRLLAVAESGQQAANVLLSLDETYADILPVQTSAGGTTAFVSIMRGCDNMCTYCIVPFTRGRERSRPIASILQEVRMLSDQGVKEVTLLGQNVNSFRDLSEVQFQSVAAPGLSRGFSTVYKAKQGGLRFSHLLDQVSRIDPEMRIRFTSPHPKDFPDEVLQLIQERHNICKQLHLPAQSGSTRVLEAMRRGYTREAYLELVHHVRDSIPGVSLSSDFITGFCGETEEDHQQTVSLLQEVRYNVGFLFAYSMRQKTRAHHRLQDDVPADVKKRRLEQLIATFREEAARANAALVGQSQLVLVEGPSKRSASELCGRNDGNIKVIFPDAELEDAAECRAPGRAQPGDYVMVKVTSASSQTLRGVPLCRTTLSRAAASH
- the CDK5RAP1 gene encoding mitochondrial tRNA methylthiotransferase CDK5RAP1 isoform X1, which translates into the protein MNVSDTEIAWAILQKNGYTRTKELDEADVVLLVTCSVREKAEQAIWNRLQHLKALKARRPRARAPLRIGILGCMAERLKEEILHREKLVDVVAGPDAYRDLPRLLAVAESGQQAANVLLSLDETYADILPVQTSAGGTTAFVSIMRGCDNMCTYCIVPFTRGRERSRPIASILQEVRMLSDQGVKEVTLLGQNVNSFRDLSEVQFQSVAAPGLSRGFSTVYKAKQGGLRFSHLLDQVSRIDPEMRIRFTSPHPKDFPDEVLQLIQERHNICKQLHLPAQSGSTRVLEAMRRGYTREAYLELVHHVRDSIPGVSLSSDFITGFCGETEEDHQQTVSLLQEVRYNVGFLFAYSMRQKTRAHHRLQDDVPADVKKRRLEQLIATFREEAARANAALVGQSQLVLVEGPSKRSASELCGRNDGNIKVIFPDAELEDAAECRAPGRAQPGDYVMVKVTSASSQTLRGVPLCRTTLSRAAASH